ACGCCCACACCCGTGAAGGGGTGTTCCTGGATGAGATCTCCTGCTATGCTCCAGACCAAGGCCCTTTCAGACACCCCGGCCTTACTGCTCAGTTTGATTCTGAGGTAGCTGACATTCTCATACAACACAAAGCCCAGCCCGAAGGTAAACAACAGTACCGCGGCAATAATGGGGTATTTTCTGGCTTCCATGGCCGTATACACTCCCGCCAAGGAGATAACCAGCACTGTGGCCACCAAAGCCGTTCTGGACGCCAGAAGCGCCTGGAACGCCAGAAAGAAAAAACATAAGCCCAGATACAACAGCATTCTTTTCCGGTTGGCCTGCCAGAGGAAAGTGTAGAGGTAGTAGGAACCTATGATCAGGCAAACGCCTACGTACAAGCTGAAAAAGGGGGCATGGAAGCCTATATTTTGGGGCAGGAAATACGAAATATAGGTCCAGTCTACCACCTTCCAGAGACTGGGTTCAGAGAAGATCTGGGCATGCCCGGGAAATTTCAGGAGGTAACTTTGTCCAACCACTATCAGCGAATACAGACATAGCAAAAAACAGCTGAGCAGGAACAGGTGGAGCGCCACTTTAACTTGACGCCTGGTCAATTGCCTGTAATAGATGAGGGGTAGTAAGGGCAGGGTAATTTGCAAGAGCGCAAACCTAAGACCCGCATTCAAATCCTGGCTCCAGAGAACAGATAGCAGGCAGAAAAGGTAATAGGCACTGATAAACCAGAAGATCGGATTTTTATAAATGGTTTTTACCGGCACGCCTTTCCCCAGAAATTGCTGGTAGAGGAAAACCAGTAAGAGAGCAATAAAAACCGGGGCCTTTAAATTGAATTGCAGGGGTAAGGAGAAGGCATGTAAATAAATGAGATAGGGGATGATACCTGCCTCAGATACAGTATTATTTCTGAGCCGTTGGCTGAAATTCATGGTATTTTTCTAAAACAAACTGTTTTATCTGATCAGAAAACCGCACGCTATTGAACCTGGTCGACTTCTCACAAATAATTGATTTGTCAAAGATAAGATGATTTTTCTCGAATTGGGAAACCGCCTCCTGAATGGCCTGTTTGGTCTGGTGAGGAAAGAATATTCCTGTTTCTGGGGTGACTGTTTCCAGCGCGCCACCTTTCCCGAAGGCTATGACCGGGGTGCCGCAGGCCTGGGCCTCTACCGGGGTAATCCCAAAATCTTCCTCCGCGGCAAAGACAAAAGCCTTGGCCCGCTGCAGGTGATCTTTTAAGACCGGGAAGGGCTGGTACCCCAGTAACTGAATGTTCTTGCCTGCTTTCACTTTTATTTTTTCAAAATCTGGGCCGTCCCCAATCACCACCAGTTTCTTGTCGGGCATGCCGTTGAACGCTTCCACAATCAGGTCTATGCGTTTGTAGGGTACCATACGGGAGGCGGTAAGGTAGAAGTCCTCCTTCTGGGCAACCACGCCAAAATTCTCCACCTCTACCGGCGGATAGATGACGGTAGATTCCCGGCCATAGATTTTCCTTATGCGACGGGCAATGTAGTTTGAATTGGCTATAAAATGGTCTACCCGGTTAGTGGTACTGAGGTCCCAGAGGCGGAACCTGTGAAGAATCACCTTCGCCAGGAAGCCTTTGAGGCCAGTAGTCAATCCAGATTCCCTCAGGTATTGGTGGTAGAGGTCCCAGGCGTAGCGGGCAGGGGAGTGGCAATAGCAGATATGTAACTGATTGGAATGGGTTAGCACACCCTTGGCCACGGCATGGCTGCTGGAGATAACCACGTCAAACCCCGACACGTCCAATTGCTCAATAGCCAGGGGCATCAAAAACAGGTAATTCCTGTAATGGTTTCTGGCAAAAGGAAGGTTTTGTATGAAAGTAGTGGTGACCGGCTTGTGCAGAATATGCTTACGGAGCGAATCTGGCATGAAATCAATCACGCTAAACAAGCTGGCCTCTGGGAAGCTGTGCAGCAGTTGCTCAATTACCCGCTCTGACCCGGAATAATCTACAAACCACTCATGTACAATTGCTACTTTCACAAAGAGAAGTTAAGGATATAGAAAAAAGCAGCCTTTCTAAAGGAGCCTTCCTGTTTTAGTTTACCTGTTTTCCTGGATCCAATAATTCTCTGAAAACAGACAGGTGCGTTTGTGCCGTCCGGTACCAGGAGTAGTTCTTACTTTGGTTATCCCCGGCCTGGATCAAGGTAGATTGGAGCTCTTCGTTGGTCAGGACTGCTTCCATTTGCCTGGCCAACTGCTTCCATTCCTGGGGATCAAAGTACAAGGCGGCCTCTCCGCAGACTTCCCGGATACTGGCAGCAGTGGAGGCTACTACCGGACAACCGCAGGCCATGGCCTCTAAAGGAGGGAGGCCAAACCCTTCATACACCGAAGGAAAAACAAACAAAGATGCGGAATTATACAACAAGGGCAATACTTCATCTGGCACGTACCCCGTAAAAAAAGTATCAGCCTCCAGAGCCAGGTCTTCTTTGAAGGCGTTTGCCAAATCACTGTCAGGGGTTAGAAAACCATCTTTCTTACCTGCAATTACCAATTGATGTTGCTTTCTTAAGACCGGTGGTAAGGTAGCATACGCCTTTAATAAGGTCTTCAGGTTTTTATGCGGTTTCACATTGCCTACAAATAAAATGAAGGAGGGCGGTATAGACGGCAATAGCTCATATAACCTCGCTTTAGTTTCCGCTAAATCTAATTTCTTATAAGTCTCATGATTCAACCCATTCGGGATTACCTGGATGTTTTTTTTAGAAGCGTGCGTGTATCTAAGTATTTCAGACTTTGAAAATGCAGAAACAGTAATCACCCTTTCTGAAAGTTTGACGGCAGCATTCAGAAAGGTAGTAGCAAATACTCTTTGGGCCAGGGAAAGGGTGTGTCTGTAAGCCAGGTGGTAGGTGTCATGGATGGTCACCACCCGGTGGGCCGCCTTGATGGGCAGTAAAGGGATGTTATAGTGTGGGCTCCAGAAAAGATCACACGGCGGAATAGCGGTTTTCAGGGCCCATTGTTCCTTGAGGGAATAAATAGGTGCTTCTAAAGGGAGGATTTTCACTTTCTGGGACCAGGAAAATACCTGTAGCTTAGACGGGTCGCCCAGCAAGGTAACGGTAAACTCCGTAGCCAAATAAGGGAGGATGTTCCTGAGATAGACTCCAATTCCAGAGGCATCTATCATGCGGGCATCAATGACGAGGGAGGGCATGGTTTCTATCTTTAACTGTGAAATTCTGCGCCAGCAATAGGCTGAAGATGACCCAATACAGGATAAAGTTAACCCGGCCTACAAAGGCCGAATTAATGAAGTTGGCCAGGTAGAAATACACGCTGAATGCAATAAAAGAAACGCATAACTCCTTTAGAAACAGGTCTTTGGTAGAATATAGGTTGAGAAGCGCATAGAGGAAACTCAAAAAGTAAAAGGCCAGGAAAAAGATCCCTAACACAAAGCCGTTCTCCAAGAATAGCTGGAACCAATATCCATCGGTGATGATTTTCCGCTCTATGTTTCCACCGGGTCCCTGGGTGCCTATGCCCGCCCCGGCCAGCGGGTGCTTTTGTAAAAATTCAATGGAGTTATTGATTTCCTCAAAATGCTGATTGGTAGAGGAAACGGTGCTGGCCTCAGTGCCGGTGACCCTTTGTACCAAAAAAGAGTCTTTGTAGAAATAACCCACAAAAACAACGGCGGCAAAGGCCAATAAAACCACTAGAAATAATTTAATGATAAACTGAAGCGAGAGTTTTCCATAGTGCAGGAAAAGGATGGTCCCTCCGGCTAGTGCTAAGCCTACCAAAGCAGCCCTGGTATAGGTAAGGAAATTGGCGGCGGCAGCAATAGCCATCCAAATCAGATATAGCTTCCCCCTGGTGTGCAGATACCTAATCAGGAAAAAGGAAAATAGAATGATGGTGAAACTGGAGAAAATGATGGTATTCCCCAATAGGGCGGTAGGCCTCACCAAAGATTTATTGAAGAACGTGAAAACCCCTTCCCCCCGTAAGGCCAACATGGACAAGGGCAATTCCGCAGAAAAAGTGAATTGAAAAATGGCAAACAGGCAAAGCAATATGCCCAGCCACAACAAAAGGTTGATGAGGGAACGGCTGTGTTCTTCTTTTTTAAAGACCAAGGGGATGTACAGCAAAAAGGAACAGTATATCAGGTTGTTTCTGATACCTAATAATTTTTCGCTCAAGGGGTTAGAGTCTACTAATGCAAGCTTTAAAATAGAGGTTACTAAAAGGAAAAGCCAGATACAGGCAAAAATAAAATAGTCCCTTTTAACGCTTGCCCCGTTATAATACCCCCAAATGACCACCAATATAAAATGGCCCAGCATGAATAAAATCAAAGTATCCACGGCCAGGGTACTCAGGCTAAGAGACCTGAAGGATAAGAAATTGGTAATAAACCCACTGAATAGCAGAAAGGTAAGCAGTAGAGCAACCACAGTAAAGGAGACCGAAAGCCTGGCACTTATTCTCATCCTTTCTGTGGGTTGACCATGAGTTTGAGTACCTGAAAGGCCTTGCCAAAATCCCGCCTAAGGAGGCGTAAAACCGAAGAGGCCGCTAGCAATGAATAGAGCTGCAGACGCCGCTGGGGGTAATAGCTGGTAAAATAAATGATCTTGCTGCGGATGCCATGATAATCTGCCAGAGCACTTTTCTTGCCCCCGGAAGAGCTTGACCCGGCAGCCTTACCTTCTTTATGGTACACGCGGCATTGCCAAACGTAGCCCAAGCCATAGCCTTTCGCCTTGCCCCGGGTGGCCCAGTCTAGTTCCTCAAAATATAGAAAATAGGCCTGGTTCAACAATCCAACCTCCTGTAGAAATTCCCTACTCACAAACAAAGAGGCTCCCACCACATAGTCTTGGTCCAAGGTTTCTGTGTTGAAATTAGGTCCGTCTGGCTGACCTTCCCCTATATGGCTGGTAGAAAGAGTCTTAAGATGAAGCTTTCCGCCAATGGCCTGCAGAGTTTCAGGCTGGTCATAGTATAAAAGCTTGGCGCCCCAAATACCCGTCTTTTGCCCCAAGCTCTGGTTATGCTCTGCACGGGCCA
This Rufibacter radiotolerans DNA region includes the following protein-coding sequences:
- a CDS encoding O-antigen ligase family protein, yielding MNFSQRLRNNTVSEAGIIPYLIYLHAFSLPLQFNLKAPVFIALLLVFLYQQFLGKGVPVKTIYKNPIFWFISAYYLFCLLSVLWSQDLNAGLRFALLQITLPLLPLIYYRQLTRRQVKVALHLFLLSCFLLCLYSLIVVGQSYLLKFPGHAQIFSEPSLWKVVDWTYISYFLPQNIGFHAPFFSLYVGVCLIIGSYYLYTFLWQANRKRMLLYLGLCFFFLAFQALLASRTALVATVLVISLAGVYTAMEARKYPIIAAVLLFTFGLGFVLYENVSYLRIKLSSKAGVSERALVWSIAGDLIQEHPFTGVGVGDRQNALMAAYKELQFKEGLDLELNAHNQFLDTGVALGFPGMVFFFSMLFGILVYAFRQNNYLLFCMVLTMGLCCITESIFQRRDGVLLFSFVISLLLFAPKKEEDFPSDSVSNLKG
- a CDS encoding O-antigen ligase family protein — protein: MLALRGEGVFTFFNKSLVRPTALLGNTIIFSSFTIILFSFFLIRYLHTRGKLYLIWMAIAAAANFLTYTRAALVGLALAGGTILFLHYGKLSLQFIIKLFLVVLLAFAAVVFVGYFYKDSFLVQRVTGTEASTVSSTNQHFEEINNSIEFLQKHPLAGAGIGTQGPGGNIERKIITDGYWFQLFLENGFVLGIFFLAFYFLSFLYALLNLYSTKDLFLKELCVSFIAFSVYFYLANFINSAFVGRVNFILYWVIFSLLLAQNFTVKDRNHALPRH
- a CDS encoding glycosyltransferase family 2 protein, producing the protein MIKNGISSTPWVSIILLNYNGYKDTIECLESLLKLEYLPFNIIVVDNQSTDDSLAHIQEWLSNTDSISPLLAQKGFKDGQEHTQVAFSTREDWLQAGPGRAFITTIQSGNNLGFASGNNVGITYALHHFSPGYVWLLNNDTTVAPESLSHLVARAEHNQSLGQKTGIWGAKLLYYDQPETLQAIGGKLHLKTLSTSHIGEGQPDGPNFNTETLDQDYVVGASLFVSREFLQEVGLLNQAYFLYFEELDWATRGKAKGYGLGYVWQCRVYHKEGKAAGSSSSGGKKSALADYHGIRSKIIYFTSYYPQRRLQLYSLLAASSVLRLLRRDFGKAFQVLKLMVNPQKG
- a CDS encoding glycosyltransferase family 4 protein; amino-acid sequence: MKVAIVHEWFVDYSGSERVIEQLLHSFPEASLFSVIDFMPDSLRKHILHKPVTTTFIQNLPFARNHYRNYLFLMPLAIEQLDVSGFDVVISSSHAVAKGVLTHSNQLHICYCHSPARYAWDLYHQYLRESGLTTGLKGFLAKVILHRFRLWDLSTTNRVDHFIANSNYIARRIRKIYGRESTVIYPPVEVENFGVVAQKEDFYLTASRMVPYKRIDLIVEAFNGMPDKKLVVIGDGPDFEKIKVKAGKNIQLLGYQPFPVLKDHLQRAKAFVFAAEEDFGITPVEAQACGTPVIAFGKGGALETVTPETGIFFPHQTKQAIQEAVSQFEKNHLIFDKSIICEKSTRFNSVRFSDQIKQFVLEKYHEFQPTAQK
- a CDS encoding glycosyltransferase family 4 protein, with amino-acid sequence MPSLVIDARMIDASGIGVYLRNILPYLATEFTVTLLGDPSKLQVFSWSQKVKILPLEAPIYSLKEQWALKTAIPPCDLFWSPHYNIPLLPIKAAHRVVTIHDTYHLAYRHTLSLAQRVFATTFLNAAVKLSERVITVSAFSKSEILRYTHASKKNIQVIPNGLNHETYKKLDLAETKARLYELLPSIPPSFILFVGNVKPHKNLKTLLKAYATLPPVLRKQHQLVIAGKKDGFLTPDSDLANAFKEDLALEADTFFTGYVPDEVLPLLYNSASLFVFPSVYEGFGLPPLEAMACGCPVVASTAASIREVCGEAALYFDPQEWKQLARQMEAVLTNEELQSTLIQAGDNQSKNYSWYRTAQTHLSVFRELLDPGKQVN